The genomic DNA CATGGTGCGGGAGACGTGCGCTGCAGCAGCTCGGTTCCTGGCTGCGGCCAACTGCTGCGCCTCCACCCGCGCCACCATCCGCCCCGAGTTGGAGGCGGCCGTCAGACTCGCCGGGGAGATCCGTTCCTCCGGCGTGCACGTCACCCTCGTCGTCCACGAACACAAACGGCTCGGCCGCGGCATCGAACTCGTCATGCTCGCCGAGGAACTGAAGGCGAGCGACGTCGGCCTGGAATTCCTCGCCGGGGAGCTGGAGGGCTCGCACGACCCCTCCGGCATCGTGTTCACCGTGCTGGCTGCCATGTCCGGCATGGAGCGCGAGTACATCCGCGACCGCACCCTCGAAGGCCACGAGTCCGCCCGCAACCGCGGCAAGACCATCGGCGGCGCCGGCGTCACCGACCCCGACATGCTCTCCATGGCTCTCCACCTGCGCGACGAGAAGG from Streptomyces sp. NBC_00654 includes the following:
- a CDS encoding recombinase family protein, with the protein product MVRETCAAAARFLAAANCCASTRATIRPELEAAVRLAGEIRSSGVHVTLVVHEHKRLGRGIELVMLAEELKASDVGLEFLAGELEGSHDPSGIVFTVLAAMSGMEREYIRDRTLEGHESARNRGKTIGGAGVTDPDMLSMALHLRDEKEMSLRDIAKRLVITTGTKKGQHPSPATVMRMLREHDEQAAALTSA